A single window of Streptomyces cathayae DNA harbors:
- a CDS encoding alpha/beta hydrolase family protein: MQHPHTSTSAGTVHPARTRRGGTGRFAALAAAVAAVVGLTTLTGPGAHAADNPYERGPAPTESSIEALRGPYSVSDISVSSLSVRGFGGGTIYYPNSTADGTFGAIAVSPGYTAYESSIAWLGPRLASQGFVVFTIDTNTTLDQPASRGDQLLAALDYLTRSSAVRSRIDSSRLGVMGHSMGGGGTLEAAKDRPSLQAAIPLTPWNLDKTWPEVRTPTLIFGADGDTIAPVSTHAKPLYTGLPSSLDRAYLELNNATHFTPNSNNTTIAKYSISWLKRFIDNDTRYERFLCPLPQRSLTIEEARGNCPHTS, encoded by the coding sequence GTGCAGCACCCCCACACCAGCACCTCGGCCGGGACCGTGCACCCGGCCCGCACCCGGCGGGGCGGAACCGGACGGTTCGCCGCACTGGCCGCGGCCGTCGCCGCCGTCGTCGGCCTCACCACCCTCACCGGTCCCGGCGCCCACGCCGCGGACAACCCCTACGAGCGCGGTCCGGCGCCGACCGAATCCAGCATCGAGGCGCTGCGCGGCCCGTACTCCGTCTCCGACATCTCCGTCTCCTCGCTCTCCGTGCGGGGCTTCGGCGGCGGCACCATCTACTACCCGAACAGCACCGCCGACGGAACGTTCGGCGCGATCGCCGTCTCGCCCGGCTACACCGCCTACGAGTCCTCCATCGCCTGGCTGGGCCCGCGCCTGGCCTCGCAGGGCTTCGTGGTGTTCACCATCGACACGAACACCACGCTCGACCAGCCCGCCTCCCGCGGCGACCAGCTGCTGGCCGCGCTGGACTACCTGACCCGGAGCAGTGCGGTCCGCAGCCGTATCGACAGCAGCCGCCTCGGCGTCATGGGCCACTCGATGGGCGGCGGCGGCACCCTCGAAGCCGCCAAGGACCGCCCCTCACTGCAGGCGGCGATCCCGTTGACGCCCTGGAACCTCGACAAGACCTGGCCCGAGGTCCGCACCCCGACCCTGATCTTCGGGGCCGACGGCGACACCATCGCCCCGGTCTCCACCCACGCCAAGCCCCTCTACACCGGTCTGCCGTCCTCCCTCGACCGGGCCTACCTGGAACTGAACAACGCCACCCACTTCACGCCCAACTCGAACAACACCACGATCGCGAAGTACAGCATCTCGTGGCTGAAGCGGTTCATCGACAACGACACCCGCTACGAGCGGTTCCTGTGCCCGCTGCCGCAGCGGAGCCTGACGATCGAGGAGGCACGGGGCAACTGCCCGCACACGTCCTGA
- a CDS encoding CocE/NonD family hydrolase, with amino-acid sequence MTDFQTIQAGGQKIAVRKDLRIPMRDGVELAADTYSGVEDKPRPALVALSPYGKELQALALTTPPQRRPSPMWDGCIEAGDIARVVQEDYVHVIGDLRGSGDSEGEHIGNYNAGGVPLGQDAYDFIEWVARQPWCDGNVGMIGISYFGSMQVLAAAERPPSLKAIFVSGGHYDFYETTYHGGVMWFMPRAAREGRGGDSGWAFTDGVKSRMLETFSPEEIKERVAERLKDPDVAAWPNLVHVLNYPKNHEAWFDIVMNEVDGEWYEERNPVTLAPNIDIPVWLQIDQGRGWTLDGTIELFNRLGGPKKLDIGPYPPMQSRPFIEEHDKMFRWYDYWIKGIDNGVMDEPAVTVHVEGSREYVTGAQWPPKETEHKALYLRPRRKLSFEPEPMGAEYAAPDGFYQAPLTVTDKVEMLSWSTEPFTEPTEMIGQGAAHLFVEIDQPDTNFILRMWDEAPGGKRQLITTAYLKASHRELDEERTTEGDPYHPHTRAVPVEPGKIEEYVLRVYPFAATFLPGHKLVVELSNAEPLADEHNALLPPDAFHLPVGRPVTHKIYRDAAHPSRLLLPFTTVTAPDAR; translated from the coding sequence ATGACTGACTTCCAGACGATCCAGGCGGGCGGGCAGAAGATCGCCGTCCGCAAGGATCTCCGGATCCCGATGCGCGACGGCGTCGAGCTGGCGGCCGACACCTACAGCGGCGTCGAGGACAAGCCGCGTCCGGCACTCGTGGCACTCAGCCCGTACGGCAAGGAGCTGCAGGCCCTCGCCCTCACCACGCCACCGCAGCGGCGCCCCAGCCCGATGTGGGACGGCTGCATCGAGGCCGGCGACATCGCGCGCGTCGTCCAGGAGGACTACGTCCACGTCATCGGCGACCTGCGCGGCTCCGGCGACTCCGAGGGCGAGCACATCGGCAACTACAACGCCGGCGGCGTCCCGCTCGGCCAGGACGCGTACGACTTCATCGAGTGGGTCGCCCGGCAGCCGTGGTGCGACGGCAACGTCGGCATGATCGGCATCTCCTACTTCGGCTCGATGCAGGTGCTGGCGGCGGCCGAACGGCCGCCGAGCCTCAAGGCGATCTTCGTCAGCGGCGGCCACTACGACTTCTACGAGACCACCTACCACGGCGGCGTCATGTGGTTCATGCCGCGCGCCGCCCGCGAGGGGCGCGGCGGCGACTCCGGCTGGGCCTTCACCGACGGCGTCAAGTCCCGCATGCTGGAGACCTTCTCCCCCGAGGAGATCAAGGAGCGCGTCGCCGAGCGCCTGAAGGACCCGGACGTGGCCGCCTGGCCGAACCTGGTCCACGTGCTGAACTACCCGAAGAACCACGAGGCCTGGTTCGACATCGTGATGAACGAGGTCGACGGCGAGTGGTACGAGGAGCGCAACCCGGTCACCCTCGCACCGAACATCGACATCCCCGTCTGGCTCCAGATCGACCAGGGCCGCGGCTGGACGCTGGACGGCACCATCGAGCTCTTCAACCGCCTCGGGGGCCCCAAGAAGCTGGACATCGGCCCCTACCCGCCCATGCAGTCGCGCCCCTTCATCGAAGAGCACGACAAGATGTTCCGCTGGTACGACTACTGGATCAAGGGCATCGACAACGGCGTCATGGACGAGCCCGCCGTCACCGTCCACGTCGAGGGTTCGCGCGAGTACGTCACCGGTGCGCAGTGGCCGCCGAAGGAGACGGAGCACAAGGCGCTCTACCTCCGCCCGCGCCGCAAGCTCTCCTTCGAGCCCGAGCCGATGGGCGCCGAGTACGCCGCCCCCGACGGCTTCTACCAGGCGCCGCTGACGGTGACCGACAAGGTGGAGATGCTCAGCTGGAGCACCGAGCCGTTCACCGAGCCCACCGAGATGATCGGTCAGGGCGCGGCGCACCTCTTCGTGGAGATCGACCAGCCCGACACCAACTTCATCCTGCGCATGTGGGACGAGGCCCCGGGCGGCAAGCGCCAGCTCATCACGACCGCCTACCTCAAGGCCTCGCACCGCGAGCTCGACGAGGAGCGCACCACGGAGGGCGACCCCTACCACCCGCACACGCGTGCGGTGCCGGTCGAGCCGGGGAAGATCGAGGAGTACGTGCTGCGCGTCTACCCGTTCGCGGCGACGTTCCTGCCCGGCCACAAGCTGGTCGTGGAGCTCTCCAACGCCGAGCCGCTGGCCGACGAGCACAACGCCCTGCTGCCGCCGGACGCCTTCCACCTGCCGGTGGGCCGCCCCGTCACCCACAAGATCTACCGTGACGCCGCGCACCCCTCCCGGCTCCTGCTGCCGTTCACGACGGTCACGGCGCCAGACGCGCGCTGA
- a CDS encoding MBL fold metallo-hydrolase, whose translation MTHAVPVHPLVSPWGRFGLYSFFIDAPEPAVVDTGIASSPAEGMIPALEAIGRRIEDVRWILLTHGHIDHVGGAYALWELTGRRAQVVIHEADAPMLRSRRAHVEEYLAGRGRYLGDPEGEAKVTAAAQAVISGEMEPTLLLKGGETLSLGGGVTVSAHSIPGHTPGSVAYVVDGQRSVFVGDSVQVHGAANGFPGYTDPAAYRTGLEYLRDEIRPQRLYLGHPYRRADGTPYGVELDAAQAREAIDQSLAAEGRVAEAACRCLEAGLEETDSPYSPFARAAEELGYTGDPTLEPSPFFTSMHGYRTHPDQNPHRTVLGDAPQPPEELHTHD comes from the coding sequence ATGACGCACGCAGTTCCCGTCCATCCCCTGGTCTCGCCGTGGGGCCGGTTCGGTCTCTACAGCTTCTTCATCGACGCACCCGAGCCGGCCGTGGTCGACACCGGGATCGCCTCCTCGCCCGCCGAGGGGATGATTCCCGCGCTCGAGGCGATAGGGCGCCGCATCGAGGACGTGCGCTGGATCCTGCTGACCCACGGTCACATCGACCACGTCGGCGGGGCGTACGCCCTGTGGGAGCTCACCGGCCGGCGCGCACAGGTGGTGATCCACGAGGCCGACGCGCCGATGCTCCGCTCGCGGCGGGCCCACGTGGAGGAGTACCTCGCGGGACGGGGCCGGTACCTGGGCGACCCGGAGGGAGAGGCGAAGGTGACGGCCGCCGCGCAGGCCGTCATCTCCGGCGAGATGGAGCCCACCCTGCTCCTCAAGGGCGGCGAGACCCTCTCGCTGGGCGGCGGCGTCACCGTCTCGGCGCACTCGATACCGGGCCACACGCCCGGATCGGTCGCCTACGTCGTCGACGGACAGCGCTCGGTGTTCGTCGGCGACTCCGTACAGGTCCACGGGGCCGCCAACGGCTTCCCGGGCTACACGGACCCGGCCGCCTACCGCACCGGTCTCGAGTACCTGCGGGACGAGATCCGTCCGCAGCGGCTGTACCTCGGGCACCCGTACCGCCGTGCGGACGGTACGCCGTACGGAGTCGAACTCGACGCCGCACAGGCCCGGGAGGCCATCGACCAGAGCCTCGCCGCCGAGGGCCGGGTCGCCGAAGCCGCCTGCCGCTGCCTCGAGGCCGGCCTGGAGGAGACGGATTCGCCGTACTCCCCGTTCGCCCGAGCCGCCGAGGAACTCGGCTACACCGGCGACCCCACGCTCGAGCCGTCGCCGTTCTTCACCTCGATGCACGGCTACCGCACGCATCCCGACCAGAACCCGCACCGCACTGTCCTGGGGGACGCCCCCCAGCCCCCGGAGGAGCTTCACACTCATGACTGA
- a CDS encoding alpha/beta hydrolase, whose product MPLHPEIATFLAGLPTPPEGPLDPVAMRAGDEAHVAPPEERLPLHAVEDLTARTASGEVPVRIYTPAEADRHGVLVYFHGGAFFLGSLNTHDHIARSLAKETGLKVVSVGFRLAPEAAFPAGLDDCYAVVRWVAEEGESLAWDGTTLALAGDSSGGNLVAAVAAKAHDDGFDRITHQILYYPSLDLDFDVDRYASLRENAVGYGLETAGLKPFNAFYIDSGADPADPLVSPIKRADLTGLPPALVVTAEYDPMRDEGELYGRRLREAGVEAKVSRYEGAGHGFVQHFSWIPEYHAVFAETRDFLGRS is encoded by the coding sequence ATGCCCCTGCACCCTGAGATCGCCACGTTCCTCGCCGGTCTGCCGACCCCGCCCGAGGGCCCGCTCGACCCGGTCGCCATGCGCGCCGGGGACGAGGCGCACGTCGCTCCCCCCGAGGAGCGCCTGCCGCTGCACGCGGTCGAGGACCTGACCGCGAGGACGGCGTCGGGCGAGGTACCGGTGCGGATCTACACACCGGCCGAGGCCGACCGCCACGGCGTGCTGGTCTACTTCCACGGCGGTGCCTTCTTCCTCGGCAGCCTGAACACGCACGACCACATCGCGCGCTCGCTGGCGAAGGAGACCGGGCTCAAGGTCGTCTCCGTCGGCTTCCGGCTGGCGCCCGAGGCCGCCTTCCCGGCCGGTCTCGACGACTGCTACGCGGTCGTGCGGTGGGTCGCCGAGGAGGGGGAGAGCCTGGCCTGGGACGGCACGACGCTCGCCCTCGCCGGCGACAGCTCCGGCGGCAACCTCGTCGCCGCGGTCGCGGCCAAGGCGCACGACGACGGCTTCGACCGGATCACGCACCAGATCCTCTACTACCCCTCGCTGGACCTGGACTTCGACGTCGACCGCTATGCCTCGCTGCGGGAGAACGCCGTGGGCTACGGCCTGGAGACGGCGGGGCTGAAGCCCTTCAACGCCTTCTACATCGACAGCGGAGCCGATCCCGCGGACCCGCTCGTCTCGCCGATCAAGCGGGCGGACCTCACCGGGCTGCCGCCGGCCCTCGTGGTCACCGCGGAGTACGACCCGATGCGCGACGAGGGCGAACTCTACGGCCGGCGGCTGCGGGAGGCCGGCGTGGAGGCGAAGGTGAGCCGGTACGAGGGAGCGGGCCACGGATTCGTCCAGCACTTCTCCTGGATCCCGGAGTACCACGCGGTCTTCGCCGAGACGCGCGACTTCCTCGGCCGGAGCTGA
- a CDS encoding FAD-dependent oxidoreductase: MQTSDLKNLKIAIVGAGYGGAAAAKALSLLGAEVDVYEQATQIREVGAGIGLRPATINRFREWGIFDAIAKVSSPSEYFEILTATGEPIMKETWPVSGEQTHTHLIHRGDFIEALLGVLPEGMVHLGHKLESIQDNGDRSVLTFTNGKTVEADLVVGADGIKSVVRHQLFSDKGPVFSGEHAYRAVISVDDTHGMVADDNLRMYIGKGTKIYLLPLRHRGQVSFDITALCPDSTWNPQNTKEDMLATVEGFDERLVSITRDLDMATVNVRAVYDIDPVDTWHSDSVVLLGDAAHSMLHHQGQGANSAIEDAGALADALRDADSLKEALARYQAVRKPETDKLQAISRQGWSEEEIEDVFPGQKPADAAPKE, from the coding sequence ATGCAGACCTCAGACCTGAAGAACCTGAAGATCGCCATCGTCGGAGCGGGATACGGCGGTGCGGCGGCGGCCAAGGCCCTCAGCCTGCTGGGCGCCGAGGTCGACGTCTACGAGCAGGCGACCCAGATCCGGGAGGTCGGCGCCGGCATCGGTCTGCGCCCGGCCACCATCAACCGGTTCCGCGAGTGGGGCATCTTCGACGCCATCGCGAAGGTGAGCTCGCCGAGCGAGTACTTCGAGATCCTCACGGCCACCGGTGAGCCGATCATGAAAGAGACGTGGCCCGTCTCCGGGGAGCAGACCCACACCCACCTGATCCACCGCGGTGACTTCATCGAGGCCCTCCTGGGCGTGCTCCCCGAGGGCATGGTGCACCTCGGCCACAAGCTGGAGAGCATCCAGGACAACGGCGACCGCTCCGTCCTCACCTTCACGAACGGCAAGACCGTCGAGGCCGACCTGGTCGTCGGCGCCGACGGCATCAAGTCGGTGGTGCGCCACCAGCTGTTCAGCGACAAGGGCCCGGTGTTCTCGGGCGAGCACGCCTACCGCGCCGTCATCTCCGTGGACGACACCCACGGGATGGTCGCCGACGACAACCTGCGGATGTACATCGGCAAGGGCACGAAGATCTACCTGCTGCCGCTGCGCCACCGCGGCCAGGTGTCGTTCGACATCACCGCCCTGTGCCCGGACAGCACCTGGAACCCGCAGAACACCAAGGAGGACATGCTGGCGACGGTGGAGGGCTTCGACGAGCGCCTCGTCAGCATCACGCGTGACCTCGACATGGCGACCGTGAACGTCCGAGCGGTCTACGACATCGACCCGGTCGACACGTGGCACTCGGACTCCGTCGTCCTGCTGGGCGACGCCGCCCACTCGATGCTGCACCACCAGGGCCAGGGCGCGAACTCCGCCATCGAGGACGCCGGAGCGCTCGCCGACGCCCTGCGCGACGCGGACTCCCTGAAGGAGGCGCTGGCCCGGTACCAGGCCGTCCGCAAGCCGGAGACCGACAAGCTGCAGGCCATCTCGCGCCAGGGCTGGTCCGAGGAAGAGATCGAAGACGTCTTCCCCGGCCAGAAGCCCGCCGACGCCGCGCCGAAGGAGTAA
- a CDS encoding phosphotriesterase family protein, with the protein MSRVNTVLGPIPAEELGLVAIHEHIGYGMPGSELDTKWWKTPEQRYEETVPKLRRFHELGGGTFVDATGICNGRDVDYYKSLSAKTGVHIVACTGFVGGDTALPHFARADVDYLTRQFVHEITVGIGDTGSLAGVIKVGVSRGGRMTDLDKRIYRAAARASLTTGVPILTHLAIDAENAIAIFNEEGLPLDRVLFGHVDDGVNADKTRDVWIAEQGGRIGFDTFGYETELPDPPFWARPRQERLDHFLRFIGDGRLHQVLASADANCSPLGWPGVKGHTVNYIFEDLIPDLRAAGLDEAAIRTIFVDNPADFLTLRKSS; encoded by the coding sequence GTGTCGAGAGTGAACACCGTCCTGGGGCCCATCCCGGCCGAGGAGCTGGGTCTCGTGGCCATCCACGAGCACATCGGCTACGGCATGCCCGGCTCCGAGCTGGACACGAAGTGGTGGAAGACCCCCGAGCAGCGGTACGAGGAGACCGTCCCGAAGCTGCGCAGGTTCCACGAGCTGGGCGGCGGCACCTTCGTCGACGCCACCGGGATCTGCAACGGCCGCGACGTCGACTACTACAAGTCACTGTCCGCGAAGACCGGCGTCCACATCGTCGCCTGCACCGGATTCGTCGGCGGTGACACCGCCCTGCCGCACTTCGCCCGGGCCGACGTGGACTACCTGACCCGCCAGTTCGTCCACGAGATCACCGTCGGTATCGGCGACACCGGCAGCCTCGCCGGTGTGATCAAGGTCGGGGTGAGCCGTGGCGGCCGCATGACGGACCTGGACAAGCGCATCTACCGGGCCGCGGCCCGCGCCTCGCTCACCACGGGCGTGCCGATCCTCACCCACCTCGCGATCGACGCCGAGAACGCGATCGCGATCTTCAACGAGGAGGGACTCCCCCTGGACCGCGTCCTGTTCGGGCACGTCGACGACGGCGTGAACGCCGACAAGACGCGTGACGTCTGGATCGCGGAGCAGGGCGGGCGCATCGGCTTCGACACCTTCGGCTACGAGACCGAGCTGCCGGACCCGCCGTTCTGGGCCCGCCCCCGCCAGGAGCGCCTCGACCACTTCCTCCGGTTCATCGGCGACGGCCGGCTGCACCAGGTCCTCGCCTCCGCCGACGCCAACTGCAGCCCCCTGGGCTGGCCGGGCGTGAAGGGCCACACCGTCAACTACATCTTCGAGGACCTCATCCCGGACCTCCGCGCCGCCGGTCTCGACGAAGCCGCGATCAGGACGATCTTCGTCGACAACCCGGCCGACTTCCTCACCCTCCGGAAGTCCTCCTGA
- a CDS encoding phosphotriesterase: MSVKSNTVNTVLGPVPAEQLGVVAVHEALLSVVPGAEHAYDITIDRAEIFETLAAKLKDFQAHGGGTVVDSTGMFHGRDVRLYEALSRATGVHLVASTGQGPEELLGGYFLTPQTNPPTPWPAEKFADLFAKEVTEGMVVPRVERRGAAGLVATTATPEGMTATDESLFRGAARAALSTGVAVSVRYGSDAVHDLDVVLDEKLPADRVVVGGLDRKDAVAAGAPLEIARRGAYVALDHVGAKDEAHITDAERADLVAELVRAGLGNRILLSSNATGVAKGHPGNDLPYSYVLTTFVPLLEARALSDEDTQRILVENPRDLLSAR; encoded by the coding sequence ATGAGCGTCAAGAGCAACACCGTCAACACCGTTCTGGGCCCGGTGCCGGCCGAGCAGCTGGGCGTCGTCGCGGTCCACGAGGCGCTGCTCTCCGTGGTCCCGGGTGCCGAGCACGCGTACGACATCACCATCGACCGCGCCGAGATCTTCGAGACCCTCGCCGCGAAGCTGAAGGACTTCCAGGCCCACGGCGGCGGAACGGTCGTCGACAGCACCGGCATGTTCCACGGCCGGGACGTCCGGCTGTACGAGGCCCTCTCCCGCGCGACCGGCGTGCACCTCGTCGCCTCGACGGGGCAGGGTCCGGAGGAGCTGCTCGGCGGCTACTTCCTCACGCCGCAGACCAACCCGCCGACGCCGTGGCCGGCCGAGAAGTTCGCCGACCTCTTCGCCAAGGAGGTCACCGAGGGCATGGTGGTCCCCCGTGTGGAGCGCCGCGGCGCCGCCGGCCTGGTGGCCACCACCGCGACCCCCGAGGGCATGACCGCGACCGACGAGAGCCTGTTCCGCGGCGCGGCCCGGGCCGCGCTGAGCACCGGCGTCGCGGTCTCCGTCCGCTACGGGAGCGACGCCGTCCACGACCTCGACGTCGTCCTGGACGAGAAGCTGCCGGCCGACCGCGTGGTCGTCGGCGGACTCGACCGCAAGGACGCCGTCGCCGCCGGCGCCCCCCTCGAGATCGCCCGCCGCGGCGCCTACGTCGCGCTCGACCACGTCGGCGCGAAGGACGAGGCCCACATCACCGACGCCGAGCGCGCCGACCTGGTCGCCGAGCTGGTGCGGGCCGGCCTGGGCAACCGGATCCTGCTCTCGAGCAACGCGACCGGCGTGGCGAAGGGCCACCCCGGCAACGACCTCCCGTACAGCTACGTCCTGACCACTTTCGTCCCGCTCCTGGAGGCACGGGCTCTCAGCGACGAGGACACGCAGCGGATCCTCGTGGAGAACCCGCGCGACCTGCTGTCGGCACGCTGA
- a CDS encoding LysR family transcriptional regulator, with translation MGEEGTTGSGLDRLASVNLNLLVPLLALLEERSVTRAAERVGLSQPAMSHALTRMRRLLGDDLVVRQGTSLTLTPRALELIAPLRSALQQTAHIVNFPCFDPATDRRVITIALTNSTAFVVGPRLARLVAERAPHATLRLRTITVPTEATFTDRGVDVVLLSEGHFSPYPRERLYNDRCVVMASPDTPPEASALDLLTTQPHVVVDTDRRVFPYSVLDEKGVTYRVGQLSSDFLLVPFLVARAGGVALLRHRVAAAMQTLTDLRIEEFPFPLPGLGIDMVWNPRLADQYFMEWLRALLFDVATDL, from the coding sequence ATGGGCGAAGAGGGCACCACGGGTTCGGGGCTGGACCGGCTGGCATCGGTCAACCTCAACCTGTTGGTGCCCCTCCTCGCGCTCCTCGAGGAGCGTTCGGTGACCAGGGCCGCGGAGCGGGTCGGTCTGTCCCAGCCGGCGATGAGCCACGCCCTCACCAGGATGCGACGGCTGCTGGGTGACGACCTCGTCGTCCGGCAGGGCACGAGCCTCACGCTGACCCCGCGCGCGCTGGAGCTGATCGCGCCGCTGCGCAGTGCCCTGCAGCAGACGGCGCACATCGTGAACTTCCCCTGCTTCGATCCCGCCACGGATCGGCGCGTCATCACGATCGCCCTGACGAACAGCACGGCGTTCGTCGTCGGTCCCCGGCTGGCCAGGCTCGTTGCCGAGCGTGCGCCCCACGCCACGTTGCGCCTGCGCACGATCACGGTGCCGACGGAGGCCACCTTCACCGACAGGGGAGTCGACGTCGTGCTCCTCTCGGAGGGGCACTTCTCGCCATACCCGCGCGAGCGGCTGTACAACGACCGCTGCGTGGTGATGGCTTCACCGGACACGCCACCGGAAGCGAGCGCACTCGATCTCCTGACCACTCAGCCGCACGTCGTCGTCGACACCGACCGGCGCGTCTTCCCGTATTCGGTGCTCGACGAGAAGGGAGTCACCTACCGCGTCGGCCAGTTGAGTTCCGACTTCCTGCTGGTGCCCTTCCTGGTGGCGCGCGCGGGCGGCGTCGCCCTCCTCCGCCACCGGGTCGCCGCCGCCATGCAGACACTCACCGATCTGCGGATCGAGGAGTTCCCGTTCCCGCTTCCCGGGCTCGGGATCGACATGGTCTGGAACCCCCGGCTGGCCGATCAGTACTTCATGGAATGGCTCCGGGCGCTGCTGTTCGACGTCGCGACCGACCTCTGA
- a CDS encoding NAD(P)/FAD-dependent oxidoreductase, protein MSTGTLNRVVVVGNGIAGLTAADTLREAGFDGELTIVGDEARPAYSRPALSKALLLDRADVSSHELPPAGHGAAELLGVRATGLDLDRRRVTLDDGTELPYDRVVLATGSRARRLSDLPGEVTLRGLDDALSLRERLADKPSVVVVGGGPLGMEIASGCLAAGCRVTVVSQGVPLILQLGPYLADVFVKAALEQGLTVVETAAARLEQRDGGTRVVLEEGPVLDAELVITAAGDVPNTEWLAGSGLAARGALPVDERGLVRPDVAAVGDLAAFPTQHGLRRVPLWSSAIEQAKVAATALVRGEESPPLRFQPYFWTEQFGLSLKAMGHLPVEGEPTYVDGQPGGGPALLRWPHEDGTGDVVALNYRIPIPRLRRMTQAAT, encoded by the coding sequence ATGAGCACCGGCACCCTGAACCGCGTCGTCGTGGTGGGCAACGGGATCGCCGGGCTCACCGCGGCCGACACGCTCCGTGAGGCCGGCTTCGACGGCGAGCTGACCATCGTCGGCGACGAAGCGCGCCCGGCGTACAGCCGCCCGGCCCTGTCGAAGGCGCTTCTGCTCGACAGGGCCGACGTGTCGTCGCACGAGCTTCCGCCGGCCGGTCACGGAGCGGCCGAACTGCTCGGTGTGCGCGCGACCGGACTCGACCTCGACCGTCGGCGCGTCACGCTCGACGACGGCACGGAGCTGCCGTACGACCGTGTCGTCCTGGCCACCGGCTCCCGGGCACGGCGGCTGTCCGACCTGCCCGGAGAGGTCACCCTGCGGGGACTCGACGACGCGCTGTCCCTGCGCGAGCGGCTGGCGGACAAGCCGTCGGTCGTCGTGGTCGGCGGCGGCCCGCTCGGAATGGAGATCGCCTCCGGGTGCCTGGCCGCCGGCTGCCGGGTCACCGTCGTCTCCCAGGGCGTGCCCCTCATCCTCCAGCTCGGTCCCTACCTCGCCGACGTCTTCGTCAAGGCCGCGCTGGAGCAGGGGCTCACCGTCGTCGAGACCGCGGCGGCACGGCTCGAACAGCGGGACGGAGGCACTCGGGTCGTCCTCGAGGAGGGCCCGGTCCTCGACGCGGAGCTGGTCATCACCGCCGCCGGCGACGTGCCCAACACGGAGTGGCTCGCGGGCTCGGGACTCGCCGCGAGGGGTGCCCTCCCGGTCGACGAGCGCGGACTCGTCCGCCCGGACGTCGCGGCCGTCGGTGACCTCGCGGCCTTCCCCACTCAGCACGGCCTGCGCCGCGTCCCCCTGTGGAGCAGCGCGATCGAACAGGCGAAGGTCGCCGCCACGGCGCTCGTCCGCGGCGAGGAGTCCCCGCCGCTCCGGTTCCAGCCGTACTTCTGGACCGAGCAGTTCGGACTGAGCCTGAAGGCGATGGGCCACCTTCCGGTGGAAGGGGAGCCGACGTACGTCGACGGGCAGCCCGGGGGCGGGCCGGCATTGCTGCGCTGGCCGCACGAGGACGGCACCGGCGACGTCGTGGCGCTCAACTACCGGATTCCGATTCCGCGGCTGCGCCGCATGACCCAGGCAGCCACGTAA
- a CDS encoding ferredoxin: MKIVLDRPRCEGHGLCEEAAPQLMHLDDEGELVLDREEVDGADVALANAAARVCPVAALRVV; the protein is encoded by the coding sequence ATGAAGATCGTTCTCGACCGTCCCCGCTGTGAGGGCCACGGCCTGTGCGAGGAGGCCGCCCCGCAGCTCATGCACCTCGACGACGAGGGTGAGCTGGTGCTCGACCGTGAGGAGGTCGACGGGGCCGACGTGGCCCTGGCGAACGCCGCCGCCCGTGTGTGCCCGGTCGCCGCGCTGAGGGTCGTATGA